The Exiguobacterium aurantiacum DSM 6208 genome includes a window with the following:
- the sdaAB gene encoding L-serine ammonia-lyase, iron-sulfur-dependent subunit beta, with protein sequence MKYRSVFDIIGPVMVGPSSSHTAGAARIGLMAGKLFGRQPRLARITFYGSFADTYRGHGTDVAIVGGIMGFDTFDLRIPQALDIAKERGIDVVFETSDALTDHPNTARVHLEDADGTFEIVGISIGGGTIEITELNGFPLKLSGGGPALVVLHHDRFGAIAAVTGILAKHELNIGHMEVSRHEKGKQALMAIEIDEHLSKDVLAEIERLPQIERVAIFGE encoded by the coding sequence ATGAAATATCGCAGTGTGTTTGATATTATCGGTCCGGTCATGGTCGGACCGTCGAGCTCGCATACGGCTGGAGCGGCGCGCATCGGTCTCATGGCCGGCAAACTGTTCGGACGTCAGCCGCGTCTCGCTCGGATCACGTTTTACGGCAGTTTCGCGGACACGTACCGTGGCCACGGGACCGACGTCGCCATCGTCGGCGGGATCATGGGGTTTGACACGTTCGACCTGCGCATCCCGCAGGCGCTCGACATCGCCAAAGAACGAGGCATCGACGTCGTCTTCGAGACGAGCGATGCGCTCACGGACCATCCGAACACGGCGCGGGTCCATTTAGAAGACGCGGATGGGACGTTTGAAATCGTCGGGATTTCCATCGGCGGCGGGACGATTGAGATTACCGAATTGAACGGTTTTCCGCTCAAGTTGTCTGGCGGCGGTCCGGCACTCGTCGTCTTGCATCATGATCGCTTCGGGGCGATCGCGGCCGTGACGGGCATTCTCGCCAAGCACGAGTTGAACATTGGCCACATGGAAGTGAGCCGTCACGAGAAAGGCAAACAAGCGCTCATGGCGATCGAGATCGATGAACATTTATCAAAAGACGTGTTAGCGGAGATTGAGCGGTTACCTCAAATTGAGCGGGTAGCCATCTTTGGAGAATAA
- the rpe gene encoding ribulose-phosphate 3-epimerase → MIKIAPSILAADFANLEAEVKAVHEAGADYIHFDVMDGQFVPNISIGLPVLASLRQKTDMILDVHLMIDQPERFVEDFIKAGADIVTVHVEATNHLHRVLQQIKAAGAKCGVVLNPHTPISSIEHVVQDVDMVLLMTVNPGFGGQAFIESVVPKIAALNEMRSARGLDFEIEIDGGVNAKTAKLCIDAGADVLVAGSAIYNEPSYKDAIDGIRNASRV, encoded by the coding sequence ATGATTAAAATTGCACCATCGATTTTGGCAGCGGACTTTGCAAATTTGGAGGCGGAAGTGAAAGCTGTTCATGAGGCGGGCGCGGACTATATCCATTTTGACGTGATGGACGGTCAATTCGTCCCGAACATCTCGATCGGATTGCCTGTACTTGCGAGTTTACGTCAAAAGACAGACATGATTTTAGACGTCCACTTGATGATTGACCAGCCGGAGCGGTTCGTCGAAGACTTCATCAAGGCCGGAGCGGACATCGTCACCGTCCACGTCGAGGCGACGAATCATTTGCATCGCGTCCTGCAACAAATCAAGGCGGCCGGGGCGAAATGTGGGGTCGTCTTGAATCCGCACACTCCGATCAGTTCGATCGAGCACGTCGTACAAGACGTCGATATGGTGCTTCTCATGACGGTGAACCCGGGCTTTGGGGGTCAGGCGTTCATCGAATCGGTCGTCCCGAAAATTGCCGCTCTAAACGAAATGCGTTCTGCCCGCGGGCTCGATTTCGAAATCGAGATCGACGGCGGGGTGAACGCGAAGACAGCGAAATTGTGCATCGACGCCGGGGCCGACGTCCTCGTCGCCGGTTCGGCGATTTACAACGAGCCGAGCTATAAAGACGCGATTGATGGCATTCGCAACGCATCTCGTGTATAA
- a CDS encoding thiamine diphosphokinase has protein sequence MRVLVVAASPSPVPSLPRDVDYVIGVDGGYETLLTHGIEADLIVGDFDSLTGPVPTEAVRYPSEKDVTDLEIALEAARGHGATEILVYGALGGRLDMTLGNIGLLEAYPEMCLYADGQVVSLAREGRHALARRDDHYLSLIPWKRANVTIRGVKYPLDRHHVVSHEALTISNEWEAETAELIVHDGTVLVMYVKK, from the coding sequence ATGCGGGTGTTGGTCGTGGCGGCCAGTCCGTCACCTGTTCCGTCCCTCCCGCGCGACGTCGATTACGTCATCGGCGTCGACGGAGGCTACGAGACGCTCCTCACCCATGGGATCGAGGCTGATCTCATCGTCGGTGACTTTGATTCTTTGACGGGTCCGGTGCCGACTGAGGCGGTTCGGTATCCGTCAGAGAAAGATGTGACCGACCTCGAGATCGCCCTCGAGGCGGCACGGGGCCATGGCGCCACGGAAATACTCGTTTACGGTGCACTAGGCGGTCGGCTCGACATGACGCTCGGGAATATCGGGTTGCTCGAGGCTTACCCGGAGATGTGTCTTTATGCCGACGGCCAAGTCGTCTCTCTCGCACGGGAGGGCCGACACGCGCTTGCGCGGCGTGATGACCATTATTTGTCGCTCATTCCATGGAAGCGGGCGAACGTCACGATCCGTGGCGTCAAATATCCGCTCGACCGCCACCATGTCGTCAGCCACGAGGCGTTGACGATCTCGAACGAATGGGAAGCGGAAACGGCGGAATTGATCGTCCATGACGGTACGGTGTTAGTCATGTATGTAAAAAAATAA
- a CDS encoding Asp23/Gls24 family envelope stress response protein, with product MAIDMKTTYGNIDITNDVVATLAGGAAMECFGVVGMASQAQLKDGIAELLKRENYARGVVVRQDGEDVHIDMHIIVSYGTKVSEVAYNVQSRVKYTLGETLGLNVSSVNIFVQGVRLTND from the coding sequence ATGGCAATTGATATGAAGACAACATATGGCAATATTGACATTACGAACGATGTCGTGGCAACACTAGCAGGCGGTGCTGCGATGGAATGTTTCGGCGTCGTCGGCATGGCGTCACAGGCTCAATTGAAAGATGGAATCGCAGAACTTTTGAAGCGTGAGAACTATGCGCGCGGTGTCGTCGTACGTCAAGATGGTGAAGACGTACATATCGACATGCACATTATCGTGAGCTACGGGACGAAAGTGTCAGAAGTCGCATACAATGTGCAAAGTCGTGTGAAGTATACGCTCGGTGAAACGTTAGGATTAAACGTTTCGTCAGTAAACATATTCGTCCAAGGCGTTCGGCTGACGAATGACTGA
- the sdaAA gene encoding L-serine ammonia-lyase, iron-sulfur-dependent, subunit alpha, with amino-acid sequence MFKSVEELVRSATERGVPISEIMIEQEVHVRRSTREDVFGMMERNLEVMEEAVERALQGVTSVTGLTGNDAVLMQDYVRSGKSLAGDLILDAVAKAIGTNEVNAAMGRICATPTAGSAGVVPGTLFAVKDRLEMDREAMVRYLFTSGAFGFVVANNASISGAAGGCQAEVGSATGMAAAAIVEAAGGTPEQSATAFAIALKNMLGLVCDPVAGLVEVPCVKRNAMGGANAVVAADMALAGITSRIPCDEVISAMHEIGQMMPTALKETARGGLANTPTARRLEKNIFGAKENVEK; translated from the coding sequence ATGTTTAAATCAGTAGAAGAATTGGTCCGGTCGGCTACGGAACGAGGGGTCCCGATCTCAGAAATTATGATCGAGCAAGAAGTGCACGTCAGACGCTCGACACGTGAAGATGTGTTCGGGATGATGGAGCGGAACTTAGAAGTGATGGAAGAAGCGGTCGAACGGGCGCTGCAAGGTGTGACATCTGTCACCGGACTCACCGGCAACGATGCGGTGCTCATGCAGGACTACGTTCGGTCCGGGAAGTCGCTCGCCGGCGATCTGATTTTAGACGCGGTCGCCAAAGCGATCGGGACGAATGAAGTGAACGCGGCGATGGGGCGGATTTGTGCGACGCCGACGGCAGGGAGCGCTGGCGTCGTGCCAGGGACGCTCTTCGCGGTGAAAGATCGTCTCGAGATGGACCGCGAGGCGATGGTCCGTTACTTGTTCACCTCGGGAGCGTTCGGGTTCGTCGTGGCGAACAACGCCTCGATTTCGGGTGCGGCCGGAGGCTGTCAAGCCGAAGTCGGGTCAGCGACCGGGATGGCGGCGGCCGCGATCGTCGAAGCAGCCGGTGGGACGCCGGAGCAGTCGGCGACGGCTTTCGCCATCGCGTTGAAAAACATGCTCGGGCTCGTCTGTGACCCGGTCGCGGGACTCGTGGAAGTGCCTTGCGTGAAACGAAACGCCATGGGTGGCGCCAACGCGGTCGTCGCGGCCGACATGGCGCTCGCGGGCATCACGTCGCGCATTCCTTGCGACGAGGTCATCTCGGCGATGCATGAGATCGGCCAAATGATGCCGACAGCGCTCAAAGAGACGGCGCGCGGGGGGCTCGCCAACACGCCGACGGCACGTCGTCTCGAGAAAAACATCTTCGGAGCGAAAGAAAATGTTGAAAAGTGA
- the rpmB gene encoding 50S ribosomal protein L28 produces MARKCYVTGKSPKSGNNRSHALNKTKRTWGVNVQKVRILVDGKPKRVWVSARALKSGLVERV; encoded by the coding sequence ATGGCACGTAAATGCTACGTAACAGGTAAATCACCTAAGTCAGGTAACAACCGTTCGCACGCACTCAACAAGACAAAACGTACTTGGGGTGTAAACGTACAAAAAGTTCGTATTCTCGTTGACGGTAAACCGAAACGCGTTTGGGTTTCAGCTCGCGCTCTTAAATCTGGTCTCGTTGAACGCGTATAA
- the thiT gene encoding energy-coupled thiamine transporter ThiT — translation MKQKLKLQALIEISLFSALALIFDLLMPYRMPQGGSITLVMLPIFVMAYRHGLKGGLATGALVGTLQLLFGAYIFTPVQFLVDYTFAYGLVGMAGVFAGQVKRAAHDGTKKTLVFYLILGALLGSLLRYAAHVLSGIVFFAQYAEGPVVAYSLGYNMTYMLPSFLIATIVLVLLFTTAPRFATLATRDVR, via the coding sequence ATGAAACAAAAATTGAAGTTGCAAGCATTGATCGAGATCTCGCTCTTTTCGGCGCTCGCGTTGATCTTTGACTTGCTCATGCCGTACCGGATGCCGCAAGGAGGCTCGATCACACTCGTCATGTTGCCGATCTTCGTGATGGCGTACCGGCACGGGTTGAAAGGCGGTCTCGCGACCGGCGCTCTCGTCGGGACGCTCCAACTGCTGTTTGGCGCCTACATTTTCACGCCTGTCCAGTTCTTAGTCGACTACACGTTTGCTTATGGCCTCGTCGGTATGGCCGGTGTGTTCGCCGGGCAAGTGAAACGAGCTGCCCATGACGGCACTAAAAAGACGCTCGTCTTTTACTTGATTCTCGGTGCCTTGCTCGGATCGCTTCTCCGTTACGCGGCTCACGTCTTGTCAGGGATCGTCTTCTTCGCCCAGTACGCGGAAGGACCGGTCGTCGCCTATTCGCTCGGCTATAACATGACGTACATGCTCCCGTCGTTCTTGATTGCGACAATCGTGCTCGTCCTCTTGTTCACGACGGCACCGCGCTTCGCGACGCTCGCGACACGGGACGTTCGCTGA
- the rsgA gene encoding ribosome small subunit-dependent GTPase A encodes MKGTIIRLQGGFYDVMTEAKQEIRCRARGNFRNRNISPVVGDDVDIQDQGDGTGYILAVDERSNHLVRPPIANIDQAFLLFSVKEPAFSFHLLDRFLVLIESKQVHPIIVLTKMDLLKEEERPAITAAAALYRSIGYEVIETSTEDGAGIEAIRALFQDKTSVFAGQTGVGKSSLLNAVAPELELATGKISKSLGRGKHTTRHVTLIQLGGGLVADTPGFSSLEFPQELEVEEMRWCFPEFVERHDDCKFRGCAHLNEPGCAVKAAVETGEIASTRYENYVTFMAELNDRQRRY; translated from the coding sequence ATGAAAGGAACAATCATTCGCCTGCAGGGCGGGTTTTACGATGTTATGACCGAGGCGAAGCAAGAGATTCGTTGCCGTGCCCGTGGAAACTTTCGAAATCGTAACATCTCACCTGTCGTCGGGGACGACGTCGACATACAAGACCAAGGGGACGGCACCGGTTATATATTGGCCGTCGATGAACGGTCGAACCATCTCGTCCGTCCGCCGATCGCGAATATCGACCAAGCGTTTCTGTTGTTCTCAGTGAAGGAACCTGCATTTTCGTTCCATTTGCTCGATCGGTTCCTCGTCTTGATCGAATCCAAGCAAGTCCATCCGATCATCGTCTTGACGAAGATGGACCTGCTCAAAGAAGAAGAGCGTCCCGCCATTACCGCGGCCGCTGCGTTATACCGCTCAATCGGTTACGAGGTCATCGAGACGTCGACCGAGGACGGCGCGGGGATTGAAGCGATCCGTGCCTTGTTCCAAGATAAGACGAGCGTGTTCGCCGGCCAGACAGGGGTCGGCAAAAGTTCACTCCTGAATGCCGTCGCGCCAGAGCTTGAACTTGCCACCGGGAAAATCTCGAAATCGCTCGGTCGCGGAAAGCATACGACCCGCCATGTGACGCTCATTCAACTGGGGGGCGGACTCGTCGCCGATACGCCAGGATTCTCAAGTCTCGAGTTCCCGCAAGAACTTGAAGTCGAAGAGATGCGTTGGTGTTTCCCTGAGTTCGTCGAGCGCCATGATGATTGTAAATTCCGGGGTTGTGCCCATTTGAACGAGCCGGGTTGCGCCGTCAAGGCGGCGGTCGAGACTGGAGAAATCGCTTCCACCCGTTATGAGAATTATGTTACGTTTATGGCAGAGTTAAACGATAGACAACGGAGGTACTAA
- a CDS encoding DAK2 domain-containing protein produces the protein MGLQRLDGLVLANMIANGAANLSQNADYVDSLNVFPVPDGDTGTNMNLTMTSGAKEVAALETANAADISAKFARGLLMGARGNSGVILSQLFRGFGKAIEGKAELTTVDFAEALKRGVDTAYKAVMKPVEGTILTVAREAADEALVASESTSDFNEFMERIVAEAKASLDRTPDLLPVLKEVGVVDSGGQGLLVIYEGFLATLEGKELEKPHAPVMDALIEAEHHAHSAQGFMSTEDIEFGYCTEIMVRFQDEKLKDTPFDEDVFRNELSELGDSLLVVADEELLKVHVHVETPGDVITKGQRFGELVAVKIENMRQQHSTILEEEHGANQHGVQPTAPTATAPKPKAPYAIVTVAMGEGVSELFRSLGAAHVIEGGQTMNPSTEDIVKAVEAANADHVFIFPNNSNIIMAAEQAASVAPCGVSVIPTKTVPQGLAAAIAFNPEADVDTNESVMKAAASAVKSGQVTYAVRDTSIDGIEIRKDDHMAIAEKKIVASSGSSLEAAKKLVDALIDADDEIVTILTGEGSSAEDVEALSAYIESKNDEIEIEVHDGKQPLYSYIFSVE, from the coding sequence GTGGGTTTACAACGTTTAGATGGATTGGTGCTCGCGAACATGATCGCAAACGGAGCAGCCAACTTGAGTCAAAATGCGGATTACGTTGATTCGCTCAACGTGTTTCCGGTCCCAGACGGGGATACAGGAACGAACATGAACTTGACGATGACGTCAGGGGCGAAAGAAGTCGCTGCGCTCGAAACGGCGAACGCCGCTGACATATCGGCGAAATTCGCGCGTGGATTGCTCATGGGAGCCCGCGGGAACTCAGGCGTCATTTTGAGCCAATTGTTCCGCGGCTTCGGCAAGGCGATCGAAGGAAAGGCAGAACTAACGACAGTCGATTTTGCTGAAGCGCTCAAGCGCGGTGTCGATACGGCTTACAAAGCGGTCATGAAGCCGGTCGAGGGGACGATTTTAACTGTCGCCCGTGAAGCGGCGGACGAGGCGCTCGTAGCGTCTGAATCGACAAGTGATTTCAACGAATTCATGGAGCGGATCGTCGCCGAGGCGAAAGCGTCGCTCGACCGGACGCCGGACTTGTTGCCTGTCTTAAAAGAAGTCGGCGTCGTCGATTCTGGTGGTCAAGGCCTTCTCGTGATTTACGAAGGGTTCCTCGCGACACTCGAAGGGAAAGAACTCGAAAAGCCGCACGCCCCGGTCATGGATGCGCTCATCGAAGCTGAGCATCACGCCCATTCCGCTCAAGGATTCATGTCGACCGAAGACATCGAATTCGGCTACTGTACAGAAATCATGGTCCGGTTCCAAGACGAGAAACTGAAAGATACTCCGTTTGATGAAGACGTGTTCCGCAACGAACTGTCTGAACTCGGGGACTCGCTTCTCGTCGTCGCGGATGAAGAATTGCTCAAAGTCCACGTGCACGTGGAAACACCGGGCGATGTCATCACGAAAGGACAGCGATTCGGCGAACTCGTCGCGGTCAAGATCGAGAATATGCGTCAACAGCACTCGACGATTCTCGAAGAAGAGCACGGCGCGAATCAACATGGCGTTCAACCAACTGCCCCGACGGCGACGGCACCGAAGCCGAAAGCACCGTATGCGATCGTGACGGTCGCGATGGGTGAAGGCGTCAGTGAATTGTTCCGTTCACTCGGAGCGGCGCACGTCATCGAAGGCGGCCAGACGATGAACCCGTCGACGGAAGATATCGTGAAAGCGGTCGAAGCGGCCAACGCCGATCACGTCTTCATCTTCCCGAACAACTCGAACATCATCATGGCAGCTGAACAAGCGGCGTCCGTGGCGCCATGCGGCGTCTCGGTCATCCCGACGAAGACGGTACCGCAAGGTCTCGCGGCAGCGATCGCCTTCAACCCGGAAGCCGACGTGGACACGAACGAGTCGGTCATGAAAGCGGCAGCGTCTGCGGTCAAGTCTGGACAAGTGACGTATGCTGTCCGTGATACGAGCATCGACGGCATCGAGATTCGAAAAGATGACCATATGGCCATCGCCGAGAAGAAAATTGTCGCCTCATCGGGCTCGAGCCTCGAAGCGGCGAAAAAGCTCGTCGATGCGCTCATCGATGCCGATGACGAGATCGTCACGATTTTGACAGGTGAAGGTTCGTCGGCGGAAGACGTCGAAGCGCTCTCAGCTTACATCGAATCGAAGAACGACGAGATCGAAATCGAGGTCCATGACGGGAAACAACCGCTCTACTCCTATATTTTTAGTGTGGAATAA